TTGGTCCGTCAAACTCTACAAAAAAGATACCCTGCCATGTTCCAAGCACAAGTTCGCCATTCTCAATAATAATTGTTCTTGATTGACCCATAATGGACGATTTTATATGCGCATCCGCATTTCCCTCAAGATGTGAGTAATTTAAACCTTCAGGAATTAACTTTGAAAGATAATTAATAATATCCTTCTTAACGCTTGGGTCGGCATTTTCGTTAATTGTAATCGAGGCAGTTGTGTGCGGCACAAACACAACGCATATACCATTGCTTACCTTTGATTTTCTGACAATTGAGCCAACCTCAGAAGTAATTTCAATCATCTCTTCTCTTCTTGTTGTCCTTATGGTTATTACTTCCATATTTTCACCTCACACATATTTTACTATAATCTCCGAGCTTACCAAATGTGTGCAATATTGTTGTTAGTCAAAGCCTAAGCAGATTTCACGTGGAAATTGATTCAGTAAAGAAAAAATGGACTTTTGGTCCAACAAAATACAAAAAGTGTTCTACACCGTTATTCTTAGAGCACTACTATTTTAGTTAATATTATTTGTTAAAATTAGGTCTTACTCTTGACTTAGCGTTTTTTTTGCTACAATTTTAACAAGGAGGAAATAAATGGAAGAAATTTTACTTGTTTCAAATGTAACAAAAGTTTACCCAAATGGTAAAAAGGCAAATG
The nucleotide sequence above comes from Caldisericum sp.. Encoded proteins:
- a CDS encoding YjbQ family protein translates to MEVITIRTTRREEMIEITSEVGSIVRKSKVSNGICVVFVPHTTASITINENADPSVKKDIINYLSKLIPEGLNYSHLEGNADAHIKSSIMGQSRTIIIENGELVLGTWQGIFFVEFDGPRTREVYVEVIPKIPQGV